A single Pan paniscus chromosome 21, NHGRI_mPanPan1-v2.0_pri, whole genome shotgun sequence DNA region contains:
- the LOC100977873 gene encoding large ribosomal subunit protein uL11-like: MPPKFDPNEIKVVYLRCTGGEVGATSAPAPKIGPLGLTPKKVGDDIAKATGDWKGLRITVKLTIQNRQAQIEVVPSASALIIKALKEPPRDRKKQKNIKHNGNVTFDEIVNIARQMRHRSLARELSGTIKEIPGTAQSVGCNVDGRHPHDIIDDLNSGAVECPAS; the protein is encoded by the coding sequence ATGCCTCCGAAGTTCGACCCCAACGAGATCAAAGTCGTATACCTGAGGTGCACCGGAGGTGAAGTCGGTGCCACTTCTGCCCCGGCCCCCAAGATCGGCCCCCTGGGTCTGACTCCAAAAAAGGTTGGTGATGACATTGCCAAGGCAACGGGTGACTGGAAGGGCCTGAGGATTACAGTGAAACTGACCATTCAGAACAGACAGGCCCAGATTGAGGTGGtgccttctgcctctgccctgaTCATCAAAGCCCTCAAGGAACCaccaagagacagaaagaaacagaaaaacattaaacACAATGGGAATGTCACTTTTGATGAGATCGTCAACATTGCTCGACAGATGCGGCACCGATCCTTAGCCAGAGAACTCTCTGGAACCATTAAAGAGATCCCGGGGACTGCCCAGTCTGTGGGCTGTAATGTTGATGGCCGCCACCCTCATGACATCATAGATGACCTCAACAGTGGTGCTGTGGAATGCCCAGCCAGTTaa